A part of Geothrix oryzae genomic DNA contains:
- a CDS encoding FKBP-type peptidyl-prolyl cis-trans isomerase, which yields MRASVACLSILLLASTYGCRAPQASTPRLSTSPSGLGVADLAPGGGASPRVGQTCVVEALGWVEENGQKGRLFLDTRKRGYPATFPLGVGRVIKGWDEGLATMRQGGKRLLRVPPALGYAPHEIGDDIPPGATLLFELDLIDIR from the coding sequence ATGCGTGCCAGCGTCGCCTGCCTGTCCATCCTCCTGCTCGCCTCCACCTACGGATGCCGCGCCCCCCAAGCCTCCACGCCGCGCCTGTCCACCTCCCCAAGCGGCCTGGGGGTCGCGGACCTCGCCCCCGGGGGCGGCGCCTCCCCGCGGGTCGGCCAGACCTGCGTGGTCGAGGCCCTGGGCTGGGTGGAGGAGAACGGCCAGAAGGGACGCCTCTTCCTCGACACGCGCAAGCGGGGCTACCCCGCCACCTTCCCCCTCGGCGTCGGCCGAGTCATCAAGGGGTGGGACGAAGGCCTCGCGACCATGAGACAGGGCGGGAAACGCCTGCTCCGGGTGCCTCCTGCCCTCGGCTACGCCCCCCACGAGATCGGCGACGACATCCCTCCCGGGGCCACGCTGCTCTTCGAGTTGGACCTCATCGACATCCGCTAG